CCGCGTTTTGGCCGTATTCACCAGGGCTCGTCTTTCAGTCCAATACGGTACGCGAGAACGTTCGTTCCGACGTGAAGCACGGGGGTGATGATCAGCACTGCGAGAACGATCGCGACGGAGAAGGTGTCGAAAAACCAGTCGGTCGCGAACACCGCCGAAAGGACGAGTCCTCCGACGACGAAGTCGAGTTGGTCGAGACCCGGGAAGGCGGCGCCGCGTTCGCGTCCGGTACGACGCTTGAGGAACGAAGCGGCGATGTCGCCGACCATTGCTCCCAGCGCCAGCCCGAACGCGGCTGCGATCGGGAAACTCGGAAGTTCCACACCGACGACGGCGCCAATCGGCTCGACGACGATATTCAAAACCATCGCGAGGAGAACACCCGCGATCGTCCCGGCTGCGGTTCCACGCCAGGTTTTGCCGTCGCCGAGGACTCGTTTGCCGCCCCAGGTTGCACCGCCGTCGATCGGTCGACCACCGCCGGCGACCACAGCCACGTTGTTCGGTATGTATGCTGGTAACATTACCCAAAATGCGGTGACGACGACGGAGAACGTCGCGGCAACCGAGACGACGGTTCCGACCATATCGGAACGACGCAAGCGGGAGTAAA
The Halalkaliarchaeum desulfuricum DNA segment above includes these coding regions:
- a CDS encoding CDP-2,3-bis-(O-geranylgeranyl)-sn-glycerol synthase gives rise to the protein MVGTVVSVAATFSVVVTAFWVMLPAYIPNNVAVVAGGGRPIDGGATWGGKRVLGDGKTWRGTAAGTIAGVLLAMVLNIVVEPIGAVVGVELPSFPIAAAFGLALGAMVGDIAASFLKRRTGRERGAAFPGLDQLDFVVGGLVLSAVFATDWFFDTFSVAIVLAVLIITPVLHVGTNVLAYRIGLKDEPW